The DNA window CCGTGTGATCAAGGTAGCGGCAGGGCGGCGGGGACCTTGGCACCGCATGGAGGCCCCCCACCACGTGCCGTGAGAGGTAGCTCACTCTCTGCGCAACCTACAGCAGCTCGAAGAGCTGACCGAGAAGCGCCGCGAGGACCCCGCGGTCAGGGGCTCGACCGAGAAATCCTCATTGATTTCGAGCGACGTCGACCGACGACGGGGGGATGCGGCAGCGATCCGGTCAGCGCTCGCGTTCCGCCGAGAGGGGCTCAGCCGGCGCTGTCGAGGCGCTTCCGGAGCAGCTCGTTGACCAGCTTGGGGTTGGCCTTACCACCCGTCCGCTTCATGACCAGGCCGACCAGCGCGCCGAGCACGTTCTGGTTCCCGGCCCGGTAGCGCGCGACGGCGTCCGCGTTCTCGCCGAGGACGGCATCGACGGCCGTCTCCACGGCCCCCGAGTCGCTGATCTGGGTGAGGCCGCGCTTGTCGACGATGGCCTTGGGGCTGCCGCCTTCGCGCACCAGCTCGGCGAGCACTTCCTTGCCCAGGGGCGCGGAGAGCGTGCCCGCCTCGACCAGCGCGACCAACTCGCCGAGGGCCGCGCCCGTGAACGGCAGGGCCTTCGCGCTGCCGCCCTTGAGCTCCCGGCGCACCTCGTTGACGACCCACTTGGCGACGCCCTTGGGACTCGGGTGCGCCGCCACTGCCGCCTCGAACAGGGCGAGCAGGTCGAGATCGCCCGTGAGGATGCGGGCCTCTTCGGGGGTGATCCCGTGCTTGTCGCGCACGGCCTGCGCCTCGGGGGAGAGTTCTGCACTCGCCTTCGGTGCCGTGCCTTTGGGCGTGCCCGCCTTGGCTTCGGCCGACTTCGACTCGCTCTTCGAACCCTTCTCCGACGTGGCCGTGCTGGAGGAAGCGCCCGTGGCTGCCTCGGTGGCGGCCTTGCCAGCGCTGGCGCTCTGCTTCGACCAGCTGTCCTTCAGCGCCACGGTGCGGTTGAAGATCGGCGCGCCGTCACGGCTGTCGACGGGATCGACGAAGAAGAAGCCCAGCCGCTCGAACTGGACGTGCTCGCCGGCCTTCGCCTCGGCGAGGCTGGGCTCGGCCCGACCGCGCACGACCACAAGGGAGTTCGAGTTCAGCTCGGTGGTGATGTCCTCGGCGACACCCGGCTGCTCGACGGCGAACAGGCGATCGTACAGGCGAACCTCGACCTCCTGGGCGTGCGCAACGGAGACCCAGTGAATGGTCCCCTTCACCTTGCGACCGCCGCCGCCGCGGCTCGCCGGATCGTGGGTGCAGCGCAGGGCGACGATCTCTCCCGTCGTTTCGTCCTTCTCGACGGCCGTACACCGGATGACGTACCCGTGGCGCAGGCGCACCTCGCCACCAGGCGCGAGGCGATGCCAGTCCTTCGGCGGGTTCTCCATGAAGTCGTCGCGCTCGATGTAGATCTCGCGCGAGAGCGGGACCTTGCGTGAGCCCTCCTTGCCGATGTCGGCAGGCCAGTACGGCGCGTCGAGCTGCTCGACTTCGCCCTCGGCCCAGCTCTCGATCACCACCTTCAGCGGGTTGAGGACGCACATCACGCGAGGCGAGCGGGGGCTCAGGTCCTCGCGCACCACGTGGTCGAGCAGCGCCACGTCGACGACGCTGTTCGTCTTCGCCACGCCGACGCGCTCGCACAGGTTCCGCACGGCTTCCGGGGTGTAGCCCCGGCGGCGCAGGCCGGCGATGGTCCACATCCGCGGGTCGTCCCAGCCGCTGACGAACTTCTTCTCCACGAGCTGGAGCAGCTTGCGCTTGCTCATCAGCATGTAGGTCAGGTTCAGCCGCGCGAACTCGTACTGCTTCGGCCGGTTGCCCAGCTCCAGCGCCTCCAGGAACCAGTCGTACAGCTCGCGGTTGTTCTCGAACTCGAGCGTGCAGAGCGAGTGGGTGATCCCCTCGATCCAGTCCGACAGCGCGTGCGCGAAGTCGTAGAGCGGATAGATGCACCACGTGTCGCCCGTGCGAAAATGGTGTGCATGGCGGATGCGCACGATCGGCGGATCGCGCAGCTTCATGTTCGGGTTCGCCATGTCGATCTTGGCGCGCACCACGTGGGCGCCATCGGGGAACTCGCCTTTGCGCATGCGGCGGAGCAGGTCGAGGTTCTCCTCCACGGTGCGCTCCCGGTAGGGGCTCGGCGTACCGGCCTCGCTGATCGTACCGCGGTATTTGCGCGTGTCCTCCTCGCTGAGGCTGCACACGTAGGCCTTGCCGCGCAGGATCAGCGCCTCGGTGAACTCGTAGATCTGCTCGTAGTAATCCGAGGCGTGGAACTTCTTCTCGGCCCAGTCGAACCCGAGCCAGCGCACGTCGCGCTGGATCGCCTCGACGAACTCGATGTCCTCGGTGGTGGGGTTCGTGTCGTCCAGCCGCAGGTGGCAGACGCCGCCGAACTCGCGCGCCATGCCGAAGTTCAAGCAGATGGCCTTGGCGTGACCGATGTGGAGGTAGCCGTTCGGCTCCGGAGGGAAGCGCGTGACCACCCGATCGCGCCGTCCAGTCCGGAGATCCTCTTCGATGATCTCGCGGATGAAGTTGGAAGGGGTCGAGCTGGCTGTGCTCGCGTCCGCTGGGCCCTTGGGCGAGGGGCTCGCGCCGGGCTCGCTCGTCGTCGACATGGTGTTGGGGTCTCCTGGGTGTGTACCCGATGAAGGGGCGGAATCTACGCCACGGCGCGGTGGGTTGCGACCCTCGGCGTGGTGCAGGGTGGATCCATCCGTGGATCGAGGCCCCTCCACCTGCACGCGCGGGGAGCGCGCGCTGGCTCACATCATCTTGGATTTCCAGGGGATTCCCACTCCTCTAGGCTCGCGTCCGCCCGGGCACGACGCTTGCCGTCGCGGCGCGCGGCAACCTGGAGGTCGTATGCAGCAGTCGAGTCAACATGCGGAGGTCACGGGGTTCTGGCGTCGGTCGCTTCTGAGCGCGGCGGCGTTGCTCCCCTTGCTCGTCTCGGGCTGTGTCGTGGAGCCGATGGACGAGTCGGAGCCTCTCGCGGACGAAGAGGTGGTGGAATCGGACGCGGACGCGCTGACGGTGACCGCGCCGGTGAGCGCGTACTTCGACGCTGCGACGACCGGGGGTTACGTCGATGGTTACCGCGTGGTGGGAAGCACGACGCCGCCGAGCTGGTCCTGGGGCAAGACGGAGCTGCTCGAAGGGCGGCAGAAGTTCCGCACCGAGGGCTACAACCTGCGCACGGCGAAGATGCGCTACAGCGACACGTTCCAGAGCGCCGAGTACCCGCTCCAGACCTACAACGGCGCGCTGAACCAGCAGCTCGTGGACGGCTTCAACCTCCACTACCAGCACGCGTGCGCGAGCGGCAGCGCAGCGTGCCCGGCGAAGGGGCCGACGCGGCCCGAGGCGCGCTTCGTCCTCCTGCATCAGGGCCCGAAGACCGCGCAGCTCAACTGCAGCACCTCGCGGGCGCCGGTGCTCCTCGTCCACGGCGCCATGCAGAACGGCAACGTGTGGCTGCGCCCGAACGGTGACAACGGGAGTGGCCAGACCTACCCGGGGACCACGCAGCGGGACGGCTTCGTACATGCCCTGGAGGCGGCGAACATCTGCACCTATGCCGTCACGTTCGGCAACTTCCACGGCGACAACTTCAACCACGCGATCAACCTCGCGAACGCCATCGCGCGCGTGAAGGCGCTGACCGGGCGCTCGAAGGTGAACGTGGTCGCGTGGAGCAAGGGCGTGCTCCCGGTCGACCTGTACCTCTCGAACGTCAGCTCGTGGACGGACTGGGGGACGAAGTACTTCGAGCAGATCGCCGCGGAGCAGGCGAAGCAGGTGCCCGCGTTCCGGCAGGACGTGCGCACCTACGTGCCGCTGTCGGGGCCGCATCTCGGCATCGATCTGAACTTCCGCCACCCGTACAACCCGCTCGTCATCCACAGCACGGCGGAGAACGCGCCGCTCGGCCAGGGCCCGGTGACCTGGAGCTTCATGTCGGCCGTGCAGTGCGTGACGTGGGGCTACTCGGACTCGCCGAGCAACCTGCCCTTCGGCAACCCCTACGCCTACTCGGTGTGCGAGGGGCGAGGCGGAATGTGGCCGGACTTCTGGCGACGGATCTACACGTCGAACATCACCAACCTCGATTCGAGCGGCAGGCCCGTCTACACGAAGAGCTTGAAGACGCTGAACACCGAGCAAGGGGTGACCGCCTCGGCATTCACGTTCGACAAGTACAACCTGTCGATGTGGGGCTCGGTGGACGAGTCGGGCGTGTACGTGTCGCCGTACCTGGGTCAGCTCCAGGCGGCCTACGATCTGCGCTCCTACTATCCGCTGCCGAACCGGCAGGACGATCCGGTGAGCTACGACTGGTCGCAGCTCGACACCGACAAGTACAAGTGGCGCGACTGGCTGAGCATCAAGCTCGGCTACAACCCGCTGCCTCCCTACGCGCTCGGTGGCTGGGTGAACGACGACGCCGGGCACATCGCCTGCCGGGCGCACGCCTACACGCCGGGCAGCTCGCCCTGCGAGGCGAAGCACGCCTATTACCACTCGGCGACGGC is part of the Chondromyces crocatus genome and encodes:
- a CDS encoding glutamine--tRNA ligase/YqeY domain fusion protein; amino-acid sequence: MSTTSEPGASPSPKGPADASTASSTPSNFIREIIEEDLRTGRRDRVVTRFPPEPNGYLHIGHAKAICLNFGMAREFGGVCHLRLDDTNPTTEDIEFVEAIQRDVRWLGFDWAEKKFHASDYYEQIYEFTEALILRGKAYVCSLSEEDTRKYRGTISEAGTPSPYRERTVEENLDLLRRMRKGEFPDGAHVVRAKIDMANPNMKLRDPPIVRIRHAHHFRTGDTWCIYPLYDFAHALSDWIEGITHSLCTLEFENNRELYDWFLEALELGNRPKQYEFARLNLTYMLMSKRKLLQLVEKKFVSGWDDPRMWTIAGLRRRGYTPEAVRNLCERVGVAKTNSVVDVALLDHVVREDLSPRSPRVMCVLNPLKVVIESWAEGEVEQLDAPYWPADIGKEGSRKVPLSREIYIERDDFMENPPKDWHRLAPGGEVRLRHGYVIRCTAVEKDETTGEIVALRCTHDPASRGGGGRKVKGTIHWVSVAHAQEVEVRLYDRLFAVEQPGVAEDITTELNSNSLVVVRGRAEPSLAEAKAGEHVQFERLGFFFVDPVDSRDGAPIFNRTVALKDSWSKQSASAGKAATEAATGASSSTATSEKGSKSESKSAEAKAGTPKGTAPKASAELSPEAQAVRDKHGITPEEARILTGDLDLLALFEAAVAAHPSPKGVAKWVVNEVRRELKGGSAKALPFTGAALGELVALVEAGTLSAPLGKEVLAELVREGGSPKAIVDKRGLTQISDSGAVETAVDAVLGENADAVARYRAGNQNVLGALVGLVMKRTGGKANPKLVNELLRKRLDSAG
- a CDS encoding esterase/lipase family protein; amino-acid sequence: MQQSSQHAEVTGFWRRSLLSAAALLPLLVSGCVVEPMDESEPLADEEVVESDADALTVTAPVSAYFDAATTGGYVDGYRVVGSTTPPSWSWGKTELLEGRQKFRTEGYNLRTAKMRYSDTFQSAEYPLQTYNGALNQQLVDGFNLHYQHACASGSAACPAKGPTRPEARFVLLHQGPKTAQLNCSTSRAPVLLVHGAMQNGNVWLRPNGDNGSGQTYPGTTQRDGFVHALEAANICTYAVTFGNFHGDNFNHAINLANAIARVKALTGRSKVNVVAWSKGVLPVDLYLSNVSSWTDWGTKYFEQIAAEQAKQVPAFRQDVRTYVPLSGPHLGIDLNFRHPYNPLVIHSTAENAPLGQGPVTWSFMSAVQCVTWGYSDSPSNLPFGNPYAYSVCEGRGGMWPDFWRRIYTSNITNLDSSGRPVYTKSLKTLNTEQGVTASAFTFDKYNLSMWGSVDESGVYVSPYLGQLQAAYDLRSYYPLPNRQDDPVSYDWSQLDTDKYKWRDWLSIKLGYNPLPPYALGGWVNDDAGHIACRAHAYTPGSSPCEAKHAYYHSATAKSYLWGYATYDLMGGIGIQATMEMGGNFIARLKSRGLSPNLDYLYVLHGTSSGQPGTIFEIDGMESPTSDPHGDGVLFDVSIAARDQLTQGWTASQKSSRSKQEGVPYGHLEVGTTPAVFTKMIQQFNALP